In the Mesorhizobium huakuii genome, CGCGGTCGCCTCATTGTCGGCGGCTATCGAACTCACCATCGGCAAACCGCCATGGAGCAGATCAGTTGCTACACAAAGGCTGCCCGCGACTGCCTCGCAGCCATCGTGGAAGTGCTTGTACTGGTCCAGGGAGAAATGCCCGCGGCGGGGTCTATTGCGGCAGAGCAGGTCTAGACGCCCGCCAAAACAGACGCCCGCGCCCTCAATAAGGAGGCAAGGTCGAAGCCCGTCTCGGGACCGGCGATCGCTTCAGGTGGGATGCGCGGAACGTCCCCGCCCGAAACAGTTCAGCTCCTGGAGGGCCCGAAGTTGCCGGCCGCCCAGTGACGGCGCTGCAGCAAACTCGACTGATAGTAGACGCTGTCGGGCGTTAACCGGAGGCCCTCGCCGGGGAGGCGAACTTGACGATATCGACGGCGACCATGTCGACGTCAGACTTTCGGACGCCTGCACCGGCCGCCAGTCTCCACCACCCACCAAGGGCCTGCGCCAGAGCTCCATGCGACCGATCTCCCGCGTCGCTTCGTTCTGGTCAACTGACGGATCACAGCATGAGACCTGTCTATCTCGACAACAACGCCACGACACGGGTCGATCCTGAGGTCGTTCAAACGATGTTGCCGTTCTTTACGGATCGATTCGGCAACCCTTCGTCGACGCATGATTTCGGCGCCTCGGCCTTTGCGGCGGTGAAAAAGGCGCGCCTGCAGCTGCAAGCGCTGATCGGCGCCGAGCTCGACCATGAGATCATCTTCACATCGGGCGGGACGGAAAGCGACAATGCAGCGATTCTTTCGGCGCTGGAGGTGTTGCCCAGCCGGACAGAGATCCTGATTTCGGCGGTCGAGCATCCTGCGGTGCTGACACTCTGCACGCATCTTGAGAAGACGCGGGCCGTCACGGTGCACAGGATCCCGGTGGATCGCCAGGGCCGGCTCGACCTCGACGCCTACAGGGCCGCCCTGAGCCCACGCGTGGCAATCGTCTCGATCATGTGGGCAAACAACGAGACCGGCACGATCTTCCCTGTTGGCGAGCTTGCTGAGTTGGCCAAGGAAGCCGGCGCCCTCTTCCATACTGATGCTGTGCAGGCGGTCGGCAAAGTTCCGATGGACCTGAAATCGACCGCAATCGACATGCTGTCGCTGTCCGGCCACAAGCTGCATGGCCCGAAAGGGATTGGAGCGCTTTTTGTAAAACGTGCCGTGCCCTTCCGCTCGATGATCAAAGGCGGGCACCAAGAGCACGATCGGCGTGGGGGCACCGAGAATACGCCTGGCATAGCCGGGCTGGGCATGGCGGCCCAACTCGCCTTGAAATTCGTGGACGACGCGACCACACGGGTAAAGTCGCTGCGCGACCGCCTTGAAGACGGGATACTCGAGCGCGTCCCAAACACCTTCGTCAATGGCGATCCGCTGGAGCGGTTGCCAAACACCGCAAACATTGGCTTTGCACATGTCGAAGGCGATGGAATCCCACTTCTCCTCAGCCGCGCCGGAATTGCGTGTTCCTCCGGCTCCGCATGCACCTCCGGCTCATTGGAATCGAGCCACGTTCTGAGGGCGATGAAAACGCCGCACGGCGCAGTCCGCTTCTCCCTCGCGCGCGACAACGGCGAAGCGGACATCGACCGAGTGCTCGAGGTCTTGCCGCCGATCGTGGAGAAGGTGCGTGGCTTACCCAGTCCTGGTCCGGCGAGGCGAGGTAATGAAGATCATCAATCGGGTCTAGGCCAGAGCGGCAGCAGAATAGACTTCCTTTCATGAACCGTGGTGTCTTCCTCAACGATACCACCTTGCGCGATGGCGAGCAGGCACCCGGCGTTTCCTTCACCATTGCGGAAAAGCTGGAGCTCGCCGAGTCTCTCGCGGCAGCCGGCATCCCAGAGATCGAGATCGGCACGCCGAGCATGGGCGGCGACGAGATCGAAACAATTCGCGCCGCGGTCGCCAGGAGTCTCCCGGTGCGGCTCACGGCCTGGTGCCGGATGACGTCGCGGGATCTCGAGGCGGCGATCGAGAGCGGCGTCACCGCCGTCAATCTGTCGCTGCCTGCATCGGACATCCAATTGGCCGCCAAACTCGGCCTCGATCAGGGGGCAGCGCTCCAGATCATCGCGCAGATGGTCGGGCGCGCAGCCGCCCACGGCTTTTTCGTTGCCGTCGGCTGCGAGGATGCCTCGCGAGCCGATCGGGATCATCTGGCCCGCGTCATTGAGACGGCCGCGCGAGCCGGCGCAAGCCGCGTCAGGCTGGCCGATACGGTCGGCGTTCTCGACCCTTTTTCGACCTTCGAGATTGTCGCTCAGCTCGCGGCGCTGTCTCCCATCGACCTCGAATTCCATGCACACAACGATCTCGGCCTTGCGGTCGCCAACACGCTGGCAGCAATCCGCGCCGGCGCCCGCCATGCCTCCGTCACCGTCCTGGGGCTCGGAGAGCGGGCGGGCAATGCCGCGCTGGAAGAGGTGGCCACCGCGATGGCCGTTCTCGACGGCGCGGATACAGGCATCGAGCTGACCGCATTGCCGGACCTCGCGGCCCAGGTGGCTTGGGCCGCCTGCCGGCAGACCGCGGCCATGAAGCCGATCGTCGGCGCCGATGTTTTCAGCCACGAGTCCGGCATTCACGTCGCGGGGCTGCTGAAGGACCCGCGTACCTATCAGGGGCTCGATCCGGCTCTCGTGGGCCGTTGCCGGCGAATCGTCATTGGCAAGCATTCCGGTGCGACCGCGATCGCCTATGTGCTGGGCGATAGTGGCCGCGATCTCGACCCGGATCTGGCAGCCGCGATGGTTGCCCGCGTCCGCCGCAAGGCGACCGAGACCAAATCCACCGTCACCGCAACTCAACTGGTCGAGCTCTACGACACACTGCGCAGCGAGGCAGCCGGCCGAGACCTTGGAAAGGAGTAGGTGGCGATGTCATTTATCCTCGACCATTTCCTCCGGATTGGTAGCCGCGCGGGGCGGCGTAAAGCCGCTCGGCTCGCCCTGATGGTCCATAAGGTCATTGCCGATGTGAAGGCGCGCGACCGCCGGGTCGGCGCCCATGCGCTGATGGAGAACGTCCCGCCTCGCGTGACGCTGGTCGGCGTTGCGGCGTTCCTGAATGGCCGCTTCGATCTCGACGTCACCTGCCCGATGACGGCATCCCATTCGCGACTGCAGATTAGCCGGTGCGACGAACGCACCTGACACCACGGTTTCCGACCCAAGGGAGAGTGCAATGACTTGTTCTGCTGATGGCCATACCGTCGACGTGACGGACATTCTCGCGCGACTGAAGGGCCTTTCGGCTGCGGAGGAGTTCTTCGCGGTCCTTGGCGCTTCCTATGACCCGAAGGTGCTCGACGTCTCACGGCTCCATATTATGAAGCGCGTGGGGGAATACCTTGCCGAAGAAGATTTCTCCGGTCTGCCTGACCAGGTGATCGCCGCGCGGGTGCGCACCAAGCTGGAACGCGCCTACGAGGACTTCGCTGCTTCCTCGCCGCTCACGCACCGTGTCTTTAAGGTGCTTAAGGACCACGATCCGAACAAACCTGCCATGCCGGGCCGCACCTTCGTCCCGTTCGACGCCGCATTGAAGCGGTTCGAAAAGGAATGAGCGCGACACGATTGCGACGCGACATTGTCGAGAAGCCGACAAATCCGGTCATCACGACGCCGCCCTCAGCGCAACCAACCGAACTTCCAGGAATATAGGCACGCAAAACAATTGGCACGAATGATGCGGGGGAGAAGATGAACT is a window encoding:
- the nifS gene encoding cysteine desulfurase NifS, whose protein sequence is MRPVYLDNNATTRVDPEVVQTMLPFFTDRFGNPSSTHDFGASAFAAVKKARLQLQALIGAELDHEIIFTSGGTESDNAAILSALEVLPSRTEILISAVEHPAVLTLCTHLEKTRAVTVHRIPVDRQGRLDLDAYRAALSPRVAIVSIMWANNETGTIFPVGELAELAKEAGALFHTDAVQAVGKVPMDLKSTAIDMLSLSGHKLHGPKGIGALFVKRAVPFRSMIKGGHQEHDRRGGTENTPGIAGLGMAAQLALKFVDDATTRVKSLRDRLEDGILERVPNTFVNGDPLERLPNTANIGFAHVEGDGIPLLLSRAGIACSSGSACTSGSLESSHVLRAMKTPHGAVRFSLARDNGEADIDRVLEVLPPIVEKVRGLPSPGPARRGNEDHQSGLGQSGSRIDFLS
- the nifV gene encoding homocitrate synthase; the protein is MNRGVFLNDTTLRDGEQAPGVSFTIAEKLELAESLAAAGIPEIEIGTPSMGGDEIETIRAAVARSLPVRLTAWCRMTSRDLEAAIESGVTAVNLSLPASDIQLAAKLGLDQGAALQIIAQMVGRAAAHGFFVAVGCEDASRADRDHLARVIETAARAGASRVRLADTVGVLDPFSTFEIVAQLAALSPIDLEFHAHNDLGLAVANTLAAIRAGARHASVTVLGLGERAGNAALEEVATAMAVLDGADTGIELTALPDLAAQVAWAACRQTAAMKPIVGADVFSHESGIHVAGLLKDPRTYQGLDPALVGRCRRIVIGKHSGATAIAYVLGDSGRDLDPDLAAAMVARVRRKATETKSTVTATQLVELYDTLRSEAAGRDLGKE
- the nifW gene encoding nitrogenase stabilizing/protective protein NifW: MTCSADGHTVDVTDILARLKGLSAAEEFFAVLGASYDPKVLDVSRLHIMKRVGEYLAEEDFSGLPDQVIAARVRTKLERAYEDFAASSPLTHRVFKVLKDHDPNKPAMPGRTFVPFDAALKRFEKE